GTCCCTGACGGTGCTCCGTCCCGTTGCGGTGCCTGCCATCGAACCCTGAGGATCCGCCGTCGGGTCACCGGTCGTCTGCTCGTGCCGCGGCGGAAGGGGTGCGCAGGGCCAGGAGGGCGACGTCGTCCTCGTTGTCGGCGGGGCGGACGCGGCGCAGCAGGTGGTCGGTGAAGGAGGCGAGGGGGCGGTGCACGAGGGCGGCGGCGTGCCGGCGCAGTCGGTCCAGGCCCTCGTCGAGGCTGTGGCCGGGTGCTTCGATCAGACCGTCGGTGTACAGCACGAGGGTGGATCCGGGCGGGATCAGGGTCGTGGCGTCGGGGCGCGGGGTGCCGGCACCGGCACCGGCACCGGCGCCCAGGAGGATGCCGTGTCCGTCGGTGAGGTAGCGCGCCAGACCGTCGTGGCTGATCAGCAGGGGCGGCGGGTGGCCCGCGTTGGTCCAGGACAGCTGCCAGTGACCGTCGTCGTCCGCCGCTTCGATCCGGGCGAAGACCAGCGTGGCCATGTCGACGTCCGTGATGTGCTGGAGCGCTTCGTCGAGCCGTGTGACGATCCGGCTGGGCGGTTCGTTCTGGGACCAGGCGTAGGCGCGGAGCATGTTGCGCACCTGCGCCATACCGGCCGCCGCCTCCAGGTCGTGCCCGACGACGTCCCCGACGGCCAGGGCCGTGGATCCGTCGGACATGGGGAAGGCGTCGTACCAGTCGCCGCCGACCTGTGAGGCGTCGGGCGCGGGCAGGTAGCGGACGGTCATCTGGAGGCCCGCGACCCCCGGCATCTGGGGCAGCAGATGGTTCTGCATGGTCTCGGCGACCTTGCGCTGGCGCTGGTACAGGCGGGCGTTGTCCAGGGCGAGGCCGGCCCGGCGGGCGATGTCCTCGACCAGCGGAAGGTCGGCGGGAGTGAAGGCGACCGGGTCCTCGGCCCGGCCGAGGGTCAGGGCCCCCAGGACCGCGCGGGTGCTGCGGATGGGCGCGATGGCCGCCGAGTGCATCCCCGTGGTGTCGAAGAGCCGGCGCTGCTCGACCGCGATGCCGGAATCCGGTTCCCGCTGGTAGGTGCCGGGCCCGGCCACCGTCGAGGCCACGCCGCGCAGGGCTCTCGACAGGGGCATCGGGGACGCCTCCGGGACGGGCGGCATCGGGCCCTGAAGGTCGTCCCGGTGCACCGGAGTGCCGCCGTCGGCGTGGACGACCGCGGTACGCCAGACTTCGTCGCGCTCGGTGATCAGGTCGACGATCACCCAGTCCGCCAGCCGGGGCACGACCAGGCTCACCAGGCGTTCCAGCGCCTCGTCGACGTCGAGCGTGGAGGTCAGCCGCGTCGTGACCTCGGCCAGCAGGGCCAGCCGTTCCAGCTCGGGCAGCGGTCTGCTCGTCGGCTCCGGCCGCGCGCCGGTTTCGGGCGCGTGGTCGACGGCGTGGAAGAGCACGAGCGTCCCGGCTCCGTCCCCGCCGATGTCGTACGGGGTGATGAGCCAGGCGATGGGCAGCACGGAACCGTCTCCGCGTGCGAAGTAGTCCAGCTCGGCCTGGGCGGTCCGCCCGGCGTGGAAGGCCTGTCGCATGCCGCACCGGGTCCTGGTCAGCGGCTGCCCATGGGCGTCCCGGTGCAGCAGGTCGTGCGCGTCATGACCGAGCAGTTCCTCGGTGGACCGGGCCAGTACGTCCCGGGCGCGGGCGTTGACCGCGAGGATGCGGCCCTCCTCGTCCACGACGTAGGCCCCGGTTCCGATGACATCCAGCCTTCGGGTCAGCGGGGTGTCGAGTACGGCCACGGGCTGCCGCGCGGCGGTCTCCGTATGTTCCGGCCCTGCCATGTCGTCGCCTCCTCGCTGGTCGGCCGCCCGTGCCGCCTGTCGGCCCGTCGCCCGTGGGATGCCCTCCGGTGTGCATCCCCGTGTGCCCCGTGGCGTCAAAACCAGCCCCCTCGCGCGGCTGCCACCGTTCGGAGCCGCTTGCTGAGAACGCAGGACAGCCCTGGTATGCGCGGTCCACGCCCGGGTAGACGCAGGGCGAAAGAGCTGCCCGGCACGGGCGAACACAACGAAAGAGCATCCGTATGGTCCTCCCGCTTGGGAAGCAGGCGGCAGATCGACCGGGCGCGGACGAGCACGCCACGCTGCGTTTCGGCGCGGCCTGGTCCGACGGCGCGGCAAACGCCGCCGACGCGCGCCTGGCACTGCGCGCCTTCCTCGCCCGCGGCCCGCACACTGTCCCCGTTCCGATTCCGGCCACCCTGGCCGTGGACGCCGAACTCGTCGTCAGCGAGTTGGTCACCAACGCCATCCGGCATGCTCCCGGCCCCTGCGCGCTGATCCTGCGGCTGTTCCGGGGACAGCTGGCCATCACTGTGTGGGACACCTCGGCGGAGCAGCCCACGGTGCGCAAGGGTGACCGGTTCCGCGTCGGCGGTCACGGCCTGCGCCTGGTGCACACGGTCAGCGAGCGGGTCGCCGTGGCACCCCGGGCCAGGGGGAAGCAGATCACGGCCTTCCTGCGGCTGGCCCCGAGCGACCACGTGAGCGCCGGTTCCGGTTCCGGTTCCGGTTCCGGTTCCGGGAGGAGCGTACTGGCCGCCGGCTGACCCCGCTCCCCGTCCTCGGGCGGCGGTTGCGGCGGTCGGTGGCACGCCGTGGAATCAGTGCTGCCGGGCGTGTATGGGGCTGTTGGCGACATCGTCCGGGCACTTCCCGTGCTGCTGCCTGGTCCGCCGGCCGCGCTTCCAGTCGGACGTCGCGAGGGCCAGGGAGGCCAGCATGCCGAGGAGGGCGGCGCCCAGCGCGGTGGCGAGGGCGCCGCGGTAGCCGACGCCGCTGCCGAGCACCAGGTAGAAGAGGCCGGGCAGGGCGGCGGTGCCCACCGCTGCGCCGAGCCGTTGCCCGGTCTGCAGGGCGCCGCCCGCCGCGCCCGCCATGTGCACGGGCACGTCGCGCAGCGTCATGGTGATGTTGGGCGAGATCACGCACCCGCTGCCGAGGCCGCCGAGGAACAGCACCGGGGCGGCGGCCCAGGGCGCGATGTCGAGGGGCGCGAAGCGGAGCAGCAGCGCGGTGCCGCCCAGCCCGGCGATCACGCCCGTGAGGCCGCCCACGGTGAGCAGGCGCCCGAGCCGGTCCACCAGCCGGCCGGCGATCGCGGCCGCGCAGGCCGAGCCGAGGGCGAAGGGGGTCACGGCGAGACCGGACCGCAGCGGGGAGAAGCCCAGGCCGTCCTGGTAGAAGAGGGCGAAGACCAGCCAGACGCCGCTGAAGCCGATGAAGTAGAGCGTGCCGACGCCGGCGCCGACGGCGTAGCCGCGTACGGCGGTGAACAGGCGCGGATCGAGCAGCGGCTGGGTGTTCCGCTCGACGAGGCGACGCTGCCACCGGGTGAAGCCGAAGAGGATCGCGGCACCGGCGAGGAACATCCACCACAGCCCGCCGAAGCCGCCGGAGCCCGCCTGGACCAGCGGATACATCAGCGCCAGGACGCCGAGCCCGAGGAACAGGACGCCGGGCAGATCCACGTACTGCGGGCCGGACCGCCGGGTGCGGGGCAGCAGGCGGCGGCCGAGGAGGATGGCGAGGATGCCGATGGGGACGTTGACGTAGAAGATCCACCGCCAGCCCTGGTCCCCGGCGGCCAGGGCGAGGATCAGGCCGCCGGCGAGGGGGCCGATGGCGGACGAGATGCCGACGGTGGCGCCGAAGAAGCCGAAGGCACGGCCGCGTTCCGCACCGCGGAACATCTGCTGGATGAGCGCGGAGTTCTGGGGAGCCATGAAGCCGGCCGCCAGGCCCTGGGCGAGGCGGGCCACCACCAGCAGCGTGATGCTGGGGGCCGCCCCGCAGGCCGCGCTGCAGACCACGAAGCCGCTGAGGGCCAGCAGGAAGATGCGGCGCCGGTCCAGCGCGTCACCCAGACGGCCGGCAGTGACGAGCGCGAGAGCGAAGGCGAGGGCGTATCCGGACACCACCCACTGCACCTGCGCGGGAGAGGCGTCGAGGCCGCGCTGGACGGAGGGCAGGGCGACCGCCACGATCGAGACGTCCAGCAGGCTCATGAAGCCGGCCACCAGGGTGACCCACAGGGCCCGCCACCGGTGCGGGTCCGGCTCGTATCCGGCCTCCTGTGCGCCCTGGATCGGGTCACCCGACGCCGACGCTGTCACATGGGCTCCTCTCACCAGGTGGGCACCCGGCGAACCAAGTTCCCCCTCCGGGCACCGGCACACCACGGCCCGGCAAGCAGCGCGGGCCCCACCGAACACACCCGGGCATTACTGTCCGTAGCCGTCCGGGTGCCGCGCGAAGGGGGCCGTTTGAGCGCGCGAGATCTGTACAGGCGTTGTGGTTGGCACAGACGACCGGCGAAAGGAACGACGTGATGGCGGCGCCCGACAACGACGAGTCGGTGGATCCCGCAGCCGTGAGACGACACCGGGTGCTGTTCCGGGCGATCGAGAAACGCCGCCACCCGAAGCTGCGCCGCAGCGACATCACCGTGACCGACGAGGCGGCGGTCAAACGCGCCACGAAGGCCGCCGCCCTCGGCAACGCGATGGAGTGGTACGACTTCGGCATCTACAGCTATCTGGCCTCGACCATCGGGCAGGTGTTCTTCCCCTCGGGGAACGACACCGCCCAACTGCTCAGCTCCTTCGCGACGTTCGCGGTGGCCTTCCTGGTCCGTCCCCTCGGCGGAATGGTGTTCGGGCCGCTCGGCGACAAGGTCGGCCGCAAGCGCATCCTCTCCCTCACCATGATCATGATGGCGGTGGGGACCTTCGCCATCGGCCTCGTCCCCTCGCACGCCGTCATCGGTCTGTGGGCCCCGGCCCTGCTGATCTTCTTCCGGCTGGTGCAGGGCTTCTCGACCGGCGGGGAGTACGGGGGCGCCTCGACGTTCATCGCGGAGTACGCGCCCGACAAGCGGCGCGGCTTCTTCGGCTCCTTCCTGGAGCTGGGCACGCTCGCCGGCTACGTCGGGGCCTCCGGCCTCGTCGTCGTCCTGCAGACCCTCCTCAGCGACGACCAGATGCTGGCATGGGGCTGGCGCATCCCCTTCCTGGTCGCGGCGCCGCTCGGCCTCATCGGCCTCTACCTGCGGCTGAAGCTGGACGAGACGCCCGCGTTCCAGAAGCTGGAGGGCGGCCAGGTCAAGGCGAGCGAGGCCGCCGAGGCCGTGGAGACCTCGGCCGCCGCCGACCTCGGCAAGATCTTCACGCGGTACTGGCGGCCGCTGCTGCTGTGCCTCGCCCTCGTCGCGGCGTACAACATCACGGACTACATGCTGCTGTCGTACATGCCGACGTATCTGTCCGACGAGCTGGGCTACGGCACCAACCACGGGCTGCTGATCCTGCTGCTCGTGATGGTGGTTCAGATGTGCCTCATCAACCAGGTCGGGCGGTTGTCGGACCGCTTCGGGCGCAGGCCGCTGCTGATGGCGGGGATGCTCGGGTTCCTCTTCCTGTCCGTGCCGTCCTTCCTGCTCATCCGGCAGGGCAGTGTCGTCCTCATCGCCGTGGGGCTGCTGCTGTTGGGGCTCTCCCTGGTGACGATGCTCGGCACGATGTCGGCGGCGCTCCCGGCGATCTTCCCCACCCATGTGCGGTACGGCTCCCTCTCGGTCGCCTACAACCTGGCCACCTCGATCTTCGGCGGCACCACTCCCCTGGTGATCACCGCTCTGATCAGCGCCTTCGACTCGACCCTCATGCCGGCCTACTACTCCACGGGCGCCGCGGTCATCGGCGTCATCGCCGTCCTGTGCATGAAGGAGACCGCCAACAAGCCCCTGGCCGGCTCCCCGCCGTCCGTCGAGACGCAGGCCGAGGCCGCGGAGATCGTCGAGGCGCAGACCCCCAGGCCCAGGTTCTGACCCCCCGTCGGACGGCTGCGGTTCTTCGCGTCGGAAGCCCGGGGCAGCGGCGGCGGTCGTACCGGTCCGCCGCTGCCCCGGGGCGCAGCCGATGCCCGGGGCTAGGCCTGTCGTTTGGATCAGGGCGCAGGGAATCGACGGCACCTCTCCGGCGCCGGTGAGCGGGGCCTGGTGCGTGCAGCGGCAAGGCGGAGGAGGGCGTCGATGCGGAGCATCGGCAACCGACGACAACGCCGCAGATACGCGTGCCAGCCCCGCGTCTGCGATCGTGATCAATACACCTAGGAGCTGCGGCCGGTCGTGGAGGCGAAGCCCAGCCAGGTGTGCCGGTTGTTCCACCAGCACCAGCCGACCTTCGGGGCGTTGCGCCGCTCGCGGCCGTCACGCCCGGTGCCGTTGCTGATCCAGATCGCCGGGGTGCGGGCATCCAGGCTGCCGTTGGGCTTGCGCAGCCGGGACCCGATGGTCATGAAGCAGCGGTTGCGCTCCAGGACCGCCGGCTCCTGGAGCACCCAGTGGATGCCCTCGGTGAGCAGCAGCGGGGTCCGGTCCTCCTTGGTGAGGGCGGGCAGTACCTCCTCCGGGCTCCAGTTGGCCATGTGGTCACCGCGGTCGACGCCGGTGACGACGTAGAGCGGGGCGTCGGGCAGTTCGACGGCGCAGGGCGTGAACGCGTCGACGTCGGGCATGTCGACGACGACGAAGCCCGGTTTGCCCTCACGCCGCAGCAGCGGCGCGAGGGCGGAGGCGGGGGCTCTGTCCGGGTGCACGGCCAGCAGGGCGCCCTCGCCGGCGGTCTCGGCAGCGAACGCACGGACCTCGTCGGCGGACAGCCCGGCGATCTCGTGCACCCCCAGCTCGATCAGCCGCTCGGCCTGCGCGCTCGGGGCCGGGAGTGCGGGAAGGACGGTGGACGTGTCGGGCGTGGTGTCGGGCACGATGCTCCCATGGTCGGTGACGTGGGCGAACTCATGAGCAACGTGCCGGTCTGCCGCGGCGTTCCCGCGACGGGTCACTTCTCCAGGAAGGCGAGCAGAGCCGCGTTGACCTCCTCCGCGTGGGTCCAGAGCAGACCGTGCGGGGCGCCCTCGATCTCGACGTAGTCGGCGGCCGGGAGAGCCTTGTGGAACGGCCTGGCGGTGCCCTCCACGGGGAGGATGCGATCGCCCGTGCCGTGCAGGATCAGGGCCGGCACGTCGATCGCCGGGATGTCGGCGCGGAAGTCGGTGT
This region of Streptomyces caelestis genomic DNA includes:
- a CDS encoding MFS transporter, which produces MTASASGDPIQGAQEAGYEPDPHRWRALWVTLVAGFMSLLDVSIVAVALPSVQRGLDASPAQVQWVVSGYALAFALALVTAGRLGDALDRRRIFLLALSGFVVCSAACGAAPSITLLVVARLAQGLAAGFMAPQNSALIQQMFRGAERGRAFGFFGATVGISSAIGPLAGGLILALAAGDQGWRWIFYVNVPIGILAILLGRRLLPRTRRSGPQYVDLPGVLFLGLGVLALMYPLVQAGSGGFGGLWWMFLAGAAILFGFTRWQRRLVERNTQPLLDPRLFTAVRGYAVGAGVGTLYFIGFSGVWLVFALFYQDGLGFSPLRSGLAVTPFALGSACAAAIAGRLVDRLGRLLTVGGLTGVIAGLGGTALLLRFAPLDIAPWAAAPVLFLGGLGSGCVISPNITMTLRDVPVHMAGAAGGALQTGQRLGAAVGTAALPGLFYLVLGSGVGYRGALATALGAALLGMLASLALATSDWKRGRRTRQQHGKCPDDVANSPIHARQH
- a CDS encoding SpoIIE family protein phosphatase, encoding MAGPEHTETAARQPVAVLDTPLTRRLDVIGTGAYVVDEEGRILAVNARARDVLARSTEELLGHDAHDLLHRDAHGQPLTRTRCGMRQAFHAGRTAQAELDYFARGDGSVLPIAWLITPYDIGGDGAGTLVLFHAVDHAPETGARPEPTSRPLPELERLALLAEVTTRLTSTLDVDEALERLVSLVVPRLADWVIVDLITERDEVWRTAVVHADGGTPVHRDDLQGPMPPVPEASPMPLSRALRGVASTVAGPGTYQREPDSGIAVEQRRLFDTTGMHSAAIAPIRSTRAVLGALTLGRAEDPVAFTPADLPLVEDIARRAGLALDNARLYQRQRKVAETMQNHLLPQMPGVAGLQMTVRYLPAPDASQVGGDWYDAFPMSDGSTALAVGDVVGHDLEAAAGMAQVRNMLRAYAWSQNEPPSRIVTRLDEALQHITDVDMATLVFARIEAADDDGHWQLSWTNAGHPPPLLISHDGLARYLTDGHGILLGAGAGAGAGTPRPDATTLIPPGSTLVLYTDGLIEAPGHSLDEGLDRLRRHAAALVHRPLASFTDHLLRRVRPADNEDDVALLALRTPSAAARADDR
- the proP gene encoding glycine betaine/L-proline transporter ProP, translated to MAAPDNDESVDPAAVRRHRVLFRAIEKRRHPKLRRSDITVTDEAAVKRATKAAALGNAMEWYDFGIYSYLASTIGQVFFPSGNDTAQLLSSFATFAVAFLVRPLGGMVFGPLGDKVGRKRILSLTMIMMAVGTFAIGLVPSHAVIGLWAPALLIFFRLVQGFSTGGEYGGASTFIAEYAPDKRRGFFGSFLELGTLAGYVGASGLVVVLQTLLSDDQMLAWGWRIPFLVAAPLGLIGLYLRLKLDETPAFQKLEGGQVKASEAAEAVETSAAADLGKIFTRYWRPLLLCLALVAAYNITDYMLLSYMPTYLSDELGYGTNHGLLILLLVMVVQMCLINQVGRLSDRFGRRPLLMAGMLGFLFLSVPSFLLIRQGSVVLIAVGLLLLGLSLVTMLGTMSAALPAIFPTHVRYGSLSVAYNLATSIFGGTTPLVITALISAFDSTLMPAYYSTGAAVIGVIAVLCMKETANKPLAGSPPSVETQAEAAEIVEAQTPRPRF
- a CDS encoding ATP-binding protein, which produces MVLPLGKQAADRPGADEHATLRFGAAWSDGAANAADARLALRAFLARGPHTVPVPIPATLAVDAELVVSELVTNAIRHAPGPCALILRLFRGQLAITVWDTSAEQPTVRKGDRFRVGGHGLRLVHTVSERVAVAPRARGKQITAFLRLAPSDHVSAGSGSGSGSGSGRSVLAAG
- a CDS encoding DUF5701 family protein, coding for MPDTTPDTSTVLPALPAPSAQAERLIELGVHEIAGLSADEVRAFAAETAGEGALLAVHPDRAPASALAPLLRREGKPGFVVVDMPDVDAFTPCAVELPDAPLYVVTGVDRGDHMANWSPEEVLPALTKEDRTPLLLTEGIHWVLQEPAVLERNRCFMTIGSRLRKPNGSLDARTPAIWISNGTGRDGRERRNAPKVGWCWWNNRHTWLGFASTTGRSS